The Streptomyces sp. NBC_01142 genomic interval ACGGTGGCGACCACGTCGGCCAGGGATATGTCGATCCCGGCCAGATCTGTGGTCGAAAGGATCCGCAGGTGCTTGTCGTCGCCGGATATCGGCGGGCGGGTGTGGCCGGTCGAGGTGTCGGGCATGGTGTTCCTCCGGTCCGTGGGCGGGTGTTCAGCTCGCGTGCGCTTCGAGGGCGGCCTGACCGTAGCCGTGCTCATCGGCTTCGGCCGGGGGGCGACTGCTTCGCCCGGGGACGCGGACAGAGGCTCGCTTGAGCCACCGGTCGGTACCGTCGTAGCGGGCCTGGAACGGCACCCGGCCGTGGACGACGAGGTCGTTGTCGACGACGAGGACCTCGCCAGGGGTGAGGCTGACCGCGACGGATACGCGGGCGAGTTCGGCCTCCAGGCGCCGGTAGGCAGCCTGGTAGGTCTCGTCGGCGTCCTCCACCGGTGTGTACGCCGGGTCGAAGCGCAGGGTCATGCCCTCGTCGGTCGCGAACAGGGTGGGCACGGCGGGAGGTGCTTCCTCGGCATAGTCCTGCGCCGCGGCGTAGGCGTCGTCGGGGAGGATCGGCAGCGCGGGCCGCGTCAGGATGTCGATGTCCTCGTCCGCGAGGCGGGTTCTGCGGACGCTTGCCGCGGTGGTGGCGATGTTGTCGTGATTGCGCATGCAGCCGAGCATCAGCAGGTGCGCGCGGCCGGGGTGGAAGGCGTCCTCGGTGTGCGGGCTGAGGAGCACCGTGCTGCTGGCGCCGGTCTGCGCGGTCTCGTGGCCGGGCGAGGGAACGATGTTGTGGACGAACCGGCCGTCCTGCTGCCCCTCCCAGGCGATGGGATTGCCCATCACGCTGG includes:
- a CDS encoding TauD/TfdA family dioxygenase produces the protein MSTAAAPVRQLDARTAGELRRAAEKVLSEFSTSATSPQLLERVAQTAGEFSDALRHHCRPVDTADGLFVLRGLDVDDEAVGPTPSGWASAGDSGAVHDITLLLLASVMGNPIAWEGQQDGRFVHNIVPSPGHETAQTGASSTVLLSPHTEDAFHPGRAHLLMLGCMRNHDNIATTAASVRRTRLADEDIDILTRPALPILPDDAYAAAQDYAEEAPPAVPTLFATDEGMTLRFDPAYTPVEDADETYQAAYRRLEAELARVSVAVSLTPGEVLVVDNDLVVHGRVPFQARYDGTDRWLKRASVRVPGRSSRPPAEADEHGYGQAALEAHAS